One region of Prosthecobacter debontii genomic DNA includes:
- a CDS encoding molybdenum cofactor biosynthesis protein MoaE: MSFLLTNDPISDAACPFSPGQGAEVRFLGVVRELEGDQTITGIDYSVYRPMAEKMLEELIAQGTAEHGPHEVFIQHRLGFVTAADASIVIWVRTKHSAEAFDLCRWYLREVKTRVPIWKKPCF, translated from the coding sequence ATGTCCTTTCTGCTGACGAACGATCCCATCTCAGACGCGGCCTGCCCTTTCTCCCCTGGGCAGGGAGCCGAGGTGCGATTTCTCGGCGTGGTGCGAGAGCTGGAGGGAGATCAAACCATCACGGGGATCGACTACAGCGTCTATCGTCCCATGGCGGAGAAGATGCTGGAGGAACTGATTGCTCAAGGCACCGCCGAACACGGACCTCATGAGGTATTCATCCAGCATCGTTTAGGATTTGTGACGGCGGCCGATGCCTCCATCGTGATCTGGGTGCGCACCAAACATAGCGCGGAGGCTTTTGACCTCTGCCGCTGGTATTTGAGGGAGGTCAAAACCCGAGTTCCCATTTGGAAGAAGCCGTGCTTCTGA
- a CDS encoding globin domain-containing protein: MVTAFYRRVRQDDLIGPMYPPDDWDGAEKRLADFLIYRLGGPETYLQERGHPRLRGRHMPFSIGLAERDRWLDLMGASMREVEIPLEHVPLLGAFFAQIADFMRNREESA, translated from the coding sequence TTGGTCACCGCGTTTTATCGACGTGTGCGGCAAGACGATCTGATCGGCCCCATGTATCCACCGGACGATTGGGACGGCGCAGAGAAAAGGTTGGCGGATTTCCTCATTTACCGATTGGGCGGCCCAGAAACTTACCTGCAGGAGCGTGGTCATCCACGCCTCCGCGGTCGGCACATGCCGTTTTCGATCGGTCTAGCCGAGCGCGACCGTTGGTTGGACTTGATGGGAGCTTCCATGAGAGAAGTGGAGATCCCTCTTGAACATGTCCCCCTCCTCGGAGCCTTTTTCGCCCAGATCGCCGATTTCATGCGCAATCGGGAGGAATCCGCATGA
- a CDS encoding 2-hydroxyacid dehydrogenase translates to MNSKPEILLLAPLPQFLLGPLWEACICHSYFMTEHKETLLAEAGPRIRGIVMAGGSQAPVELLKKLPALEIISVFGVGYDGVPVEYCRQRGIHVTNTPDVLTDDVADIAVGLILMTSRRLAEAERYVRAQQWPRAPFPLAHSLRGKTAGILGLGRIGKAIAERLVPHGLKIAYHGRHAQSDVSYHYCDGLKSLAEESDFLVVACPGGAGTHHLVDAEILRALGPHGTVINIARGSVVDEQALVTALNSGTIRSAGLDVFEHEPQIPAELLNDERVVLLPHIGSATQETREAMAALCVGNVNAHFSGAPLLTPV, encoded by the coding sequence ATGAACTCAAAACCAGAAATCTTACTCCTGGCTCCTCTCCCCCAATTTCTATTGGGACCGCTGTGGGAGGCCTGCATCTGCCACAGCTACTTCATGACTGAGCACAAGGAGACGCTCCTGGCAGAAGCCGGACCACGCATCCGCGGCATTGTCATGGCCGGAGGCAGCCAAGCTCCGGTGGAACTGCTGAAGAAACTACCTGCTCTGGAAATCATCAGTGTCTTCGGCGTGGGCTACGATGGCGTTCCGGTCGAATACTGTCGTCAGAGAGGAATCCATGTCACCAACACGCCTGATGTTCTGACCGATGATGTCGCGGACATCGCCGTGGGATTGATCCTGATGACCAGCCGCCGACTCGCCGAAGCGGAGCGTTACGTGCGCGCCCAGCAGTGGCCTCGGGCTCCGTTTCCCCTAGCGCACAGCTTACGTGGCAAAACGGCAGGGATTCTCGGGCTGGGGCGCATTGGCAAAGCCATCGCTGAGCGGCTGGTTCCCCATGGTCTGAAGATCGCCTACCATGGTCGCCACGCACAGTCGGACGTTTCTTACCACTATTGCGACGGCCTCAAAAGCTTGGCTGAAGAGTCCGACTTTCTGGTCGTCGCCTGCCCGGGAGGGGCTGGAACCCACCATCTGGTGGATGCTGAGATACTCCGCGCACTCGGCCCCCATGGAACCGTGATCAACATCGCCCGTGGCAGCGTGGTGGACGAGCAGGCTTTGGTCACGGCGCTGAATTCGGGAACGATCCGCAGTGCTGGCCTGGACGTCTTCGAACACGAGCCTCAGATCCCCGCCGAACTCCTGAATGACGAACGCGTCGTTTTACTTCCTCACATCGGCAGTGCCACCCAAGAAACCCGAGAAGCCATGGCCGCCTTGTGCGTGGGGAATGTGAATGCCCACTTCAGCGGAGCCCCACTGCTCACTCCCGTTTAA
- the tal gene encoding transaldolase produces MNQLDQLKQYTTVVADTGDFEAMKAYKPQDATTNPSLILQASQKAEYKSLVDKAVAEYKTSSLTGAAKVEAIMDRILILFGLEILKIVPGRVSTEVDARLSFDIQGNVDKARHLISMYEKEGIGRERVLIKIASTWEGIKAAEILQKEGINCNLTLLFSLAQAVACAEGGIKLISPFVGRILDWYKKSTGQNYEGAEDPGVQSVTQIYNYYKHFGYKTEVMGASFRNKGEITELAGCDLLTISPGLLGELQSSEEPLTQKLNAENAKSLKIERIGSDEKTFRWLFNEDAMATEKTAEGIRNFGKDIVKLEKLIEASL; encoded by the coding sequence ATGAATCAGCTCGATCAGCTCAAGCAGTACACGACCGTCGTGGCCGATACTGGCGACTTCGAGGCCATGAAGGCCTACAAGCCCCAGGACGCCACCACCAACCCTTCGCTCATCCTTCAGGCTTCCCAGAAAGCTGAATACAAGTCCCTGGTGGACAAAGCTGTCGCTGAATACAAAACCAGCAGCCTGACCGGTGCTGCCAAAGTGGAAGCGATCATGGACCGCATCCTCATCCTCTTTGGTCTCGAGATCCTAAAGATCGTTCCTGGCCGCGTTTCCACCGAAGTGGACGCTCGCTTGTCCTTCGACATTCAGGGCAACGTGGACAAGGCCCGCCATCTCATCAGCATGTATGAGAAGGAAGGCATTGGCCGTGAGCGCGTCCTGATCAAGATCGCCTCCACCTGGGAAGGCATCAAAGCCGCCGAGATCCTTCAGAAAGAAGGCATCAACTGCAACCTGACCCTCCTGTTCAGCCTCGCCCAAGCCGTCGCTTGTGCTGAAGGCGGCATCAAACTGATCTCGCCTTTCGTTGGTCGTATCCTCGACTGGTATAAGAAGAGCACCGGCCAGAACTACGAAGGTGCTGAAGATCCCGGCGTCCAGTCCGTGACCCAGATCTACAACTACTACAAGCACTTCGGCTACAAGACTGAAGTCATGGGCGCTAGCTTCCGCAACAAAGGTGAAATCACCGAGCTGGCTGGTTGCGACCTGCTTACCATTTCTCCAGGTCTCCTCGGCGAGCTTCAATCCTCTGAAGAGCCTCTGACCCAGAAGCTCAACGCCGAGAACGCGAAGTCCCTCAAGATCGAGCGCATCGGCAGCGACGAGAAGACCTTCCGCTGGCTCTTCAATGAAGACGCCATGGCGACTGAGAAGACCGCTGAAGGCATTCGTAACTTCGGCAAGGACATCGTGAAGCTGGAAAAGCTGATCGAAGCCAGCCTGTAA
- a CDS encoding SDR family NAD(P)-dependent oxidoreductase translates to MHYDTALITGASSGIGLHLAHQFAFMGHPVVLVARQKEEMEAIAAELTARYGLMARVIAKDLEQPEAAQEIFDELSAASIEIGVLVNNAGVGFRGHSWEISAEQELAMMRLNIEAALRLTRLFLPPMLKRQRGRILNTASVAGFEPGPMLNVYHATKAFLLSWSEGLAVELEPTGITVTALCPGPTDTDFFTKAGMIGVRGFQKAPVMAPQEVAQVGYEGMVNGDLVVVPGGMNKALVAARRILTDHAQAKLNEMMYEEITPEECTRHRGDVEAAAAHAAS, encoded by the coding sequence ATGCACTATGACACAGCTCTCATTACTGGTGCGTCTAGCGGGATTGGGCTTCATCTGGCCCATCAGTTTGCGTTCATGGGGCATCCTGTCGTGCTGGTCGCACGTCAAAAAGAGGAGATGGAGGCCATCGCTGCCGAGTTAACAGCGCGATACGGTCTGATGGCCCGCGTGATCGCCAAGGATCTGGAACAACCTGAGGCTGCACAAGAAATCTTTGACGAGCTTTCGGCTGCTTCTATTGAGATCGGTGTATTGGTCAATAATGCAGGCGTAGGATTTCGTGGGCACTCCTGGGAGATTTCGGCAGAACAGGAACTCGCCATGATGCGCCTCAACATTGAAGCCGCGCTACGCCTGACACGCCTTTTCTTGCCACCGATGCTGAAACGGCAACGGGGACGGATTTTAAACACAGCTTCGGTGGCCGGCTTCGAGCCAGGCCCCATGTTAAATGTTTATCATGCGACGAAGGCTTTTCTGCTGTCGTGGAGTGAAGGGCTGGCGGTCGAATTAGAACCCACGGGTATCACCGTTACAGCTCTTTGTCCTGGCCCGACTGACACAGACTTTTTCACGAAGGCTGGCATGATCGGGGTGCGAGGTTTCCAAAAAGCTCCTGTGATGGCTCCGCAGGAGGTGGCTCAAGTGGGCTACGAGGGCATGGTCAACGGTGATCTCGTCGTGGTGCCGGGCGGGATGAATAAAGCCCTGGTCGCGGCACGGCGCATCTTAACGGATCACGCGCAGGCTAAGCTGAATGAAATGATGTATGAAGAGATCACCCCAGAGGAATGCACGCGGCATCGGGGCGATGTGGAGGCGGCCGCAGCGCATGCTGCCTCATGA